In a single window of the Cryptococcus neoformans var. neoformans JEC21 chromosome 11 sequence genome:
- a CDS encoding membrane transporter, putative: MSDSKHLDDEKNVGVTAADVSVLPATADDVHCVQLQDVDEAAAFVAGWEGEITEEMNARIRRKCDWHLLPLMMTLYFVQFTDKTTLGSSAILGIKTDTHLSQAEYNWLGTIFYLSYLIFEWPQSLALQKFPPGKWMACNILVWAVCLCCHAACKNFAGLFVCRFLLGVCEGSITAGFLILTSMFYTQEEATQRVGYWFLMNGTAQIFNGVVSFGVYHVNPDIIAPWKVYMLITGLLTLVVGLCFWFFIPNNPMTAYFLTKEERIIAIERLRGKSTGIENKTWKKEQFIEALTDWKCWTFAIYAGSNNVANSLTNMTSLIINSFGFTVWQTTLLGTVSGAIEILTIWSSVLVIKKFPNARGYVGASYSIPNVVSGILLVALPWTAKGALLFAVYLGGVGTPGFVLSLSWCSTSNTGHTKKATANAMLLIGYCLGNLLSPQMWEAKYAPRYYVPWGIILGTYVVNPIILLGIRFFLNRENKRRDRLVEKGELVHEKFVDEYGEEIDPTFLDMTDRKNLSFRYPL, from the exons ATGTCTGACAGCAAACACCTTGATGACGAGAAGAATGTCGGCGTCACGGCTGCCGATGTCAGTGTCTTACCAGCAACCGCCGATGATGTGCACTGCGTTCAGCTTCAAGATGTCGATGAAGCAGCCGCTTTCGTCGCTggctgggagggagagattacagaggagatgaaTGCAAGGATTAGGAGGAAATGTGATTGGCACCTTCTGCCTCTCAT GATGACCCTCTACTTCGTCCAGTTCACAG ATAAAACCACTCTCGGTTCATCAGCTATCTTGGGAATTAAA ACCGACACACACCTTTCACAGGCTGAGTACAA CTGGCTCGGTACAATCTTTTATCTTTCTTATTTAATTTTCGAATGGCCACAatctcttgctcttcaaaaGTTTCCTCCAGGAAAATGGAT GGCTTGTAACATTCTCGTTTGGGCTGT CTGTCTTTGTTGTCACGCGGCATGCAAGAACTTTGCTGGTCTCT TTGTTTGCCGTTTTCTCCTTGGTGTATGTGAAGGCAGTATCACGGCTGGCTTCTTGATTTTG ACCAGTATGTTCTATACCCAAGAGGAAGCAACTCAACGTGTCGGCTAC TGGTTCTTAATGAACGGTACCGCTCAAATATTCAACGGTGTTGTCTCTTTCGGAGTGTATCACGTCAACCCCGACATCATCGCCCCCTGGAAAGTCTACATGCTCATCACAGGTCTCCTCACCCTTGTCGTCGGTCTCTGCTTCTGGTTTTTCATACCCAACAACCCCATGACCGCCTACTTCCTTAccaaagaggagaggatcATCGCTATTGAGAGGTTGAGGGGTAAGAGTACCGGTATCGAGAACAAgacttggaagaaggaacagTTCATTGAGGCACTTACCGACTGGAAGTGCTGGACATTTGCCATTTACGCTGGTTCGAACAATGTGGCCAACTCTCTCACCAACATGACCAGCTTGATCATTA ATTCCTTTGGATTCACCGTCTGGCAAACTACTCTTCTGGGCACTGTCTCCGGTGCCATCGAGATCCTTACCATCTGGTCCTCCGTTCTTGTCATCAAAAAATTCCCCAATGCCCGAGGATACGTCGGCGCATCCTACTCTATTCCTAATGTTGTCTCCGGTATTTTGCTTGTCGCCCTGCCCTGGACAGCCAAAGGTGCTTTGCTCTTTGCCGTTTATTTGGGTGGTGTGGGTACTCCTGGTTTCGTGCTTTCTCTGTCGTGGTGTTCGACTTCCAACACTGGGCACACGAAGAAGGCTACTGCAAATGCGATGCTTCTTATCGGATACT GTCTCGgtaatcttctttctccgCAGATGTGGGAAGCCAAGTACGCTCCTCGATACTATGTTCCCTGGGGTATTATCCTTGGTACCTACGTTGTCAACCCTATCATCCTT CTCGGTATACGATTTTTCCTCAACCGTGAGAACAAGCGCCGAGACAGACTCGTCGAGAAGGGAGAGCTTGTACATGAAAAGTTTGTGGATGAgtatggagaagagattgatCCTACTTTCTTGGATATGACCGAC CGTAAGAATCTGTCTTTCAGGTATCCTCTTTAA
- a CDS encoding sodium-hydrogen antiporter produces the protein MPSDFSYEEPSTAHLLIFSTYLWLLNMARWFVQRITGAGLLGEIAIGMIFGSPLAQWLDVDWQSTMVTIGYIGLLAIVLEGGITTSLPLLIPLIPISMAIAFTGVAGTLALSFLCIPAFGYSPLSAFASGAAMSSTSLGTTLAVLAGTKGIGFDLRQTKVGVALVGAAVADDVIAFVFSEIMKILGRSNGGVGPQIGRIVGVTIGLGAIAIPLTIWVLKPLLTSQRSKKLLFQSGRLGSMGVILLVAVGMVAAAGYAGTSPLYGIYVGGLMLSYVSEPDEDTVETTSNSDIPLTRINTNPTPDTGSGDQAPKPIPMAYTLSRQSLDLSRAHTHPGTIGYHFAYLPSPARARRPAPAGSDDRPNPLDFASTYNAFLFPLVEYILLPIFFGSIGYSIPFLRLWRGSIIWKGIVYSIWMVLGKLMCGLWLFWPSKSKGGKISEAQGLPVTEKEGKGDWTWKDRVPAVLFLGFAMVARGEIGLLISQIGRHTPIPLFDEDEFLIAIWAIVVNTIIGPVAVSSILKKWRVGVVRGGWE, from the exons ATGCCGTCCGATTTTTCTTACGAGGAGCCCTCCACAGCTCACTTGCTCATCTTTTCGACATATCTCTGGTTGCTAAACATGGCGCGCTGGTTTGTCCAGCGCATAACAGGAGCAGGTTTACTTGGCGAAATCGCCATAGGGATGATTTTTGGATCACCACTCGCACAGTGGTTGGATGTTGACTGGCAGTCCACAATGGTCACTATCGGTTATATTGGCCTGCTGGCTATTGTTCTCGAAG GCGGTATAACAACTTCATTACCTCTTTTAATCCCGCTTATTCCAATTTCCATGGCCATTGCTTTTACCGGCGTGGCAGGcaccctcgccctctctttcctctgcaTTCCAGCTTTCGGCTACAGCCCTCTCTCGGCATTCGCCTCTGGCGCTGCAATGTCATCGACCTCACTCGGCACAACCCTTGCTGTGCTGGCAGGTACAAAAGGGATTGGTTTTGACCTCCGTCAGACAAAAGTCGGGGTGGCGCTGGTCGGCGCGGCAGTGGCGGATGATGTAATCGCCTTCGTGTTTTCCGAGATTATGAAAATCCTCGGGCGAAGCAATGGAGGTGTAGGACCTCAAATTGGGAGGATTGTAGGGGTGACGATTGGACTAGGTGCGATTGCGATCCCCTTGACGATCTGGGTACTCAAGCCGCTCCTGACTTCGCAGAGGAGCAAAAAGCTGCTTTTCCAATCGGGAAGGTTGGGTTCAATGGGGGTTATCCTCCTTGTTGCCGTTGGGATGGTCGCCGCTGCTGGGTATGCAGGCACTAGTCCTCTTTACGGTATTTACGTAGGAGGTCTTATGTTGTCATATGTCTCTGAGCCAGACGAGGATACTGTCGAGACAACCTCCAACTCGGACATACCTCTCACCCGTATCAATACCAACCCTACTCCTGACACTGGATCTGGCGATCAAGCTCCAAAGCCTATCCCGATGGCGTATACACTCTCCCGCCAGTCTCTTGACCTTTCTCGCGCTCATACACACCCAGGCACAATCGGCTACCACTTTGCTTATCTGCCCTCTCCTGCGCGCGCACGTCGCCCCGCTCCAGCTGGCAGTGACGACCGTCCTAACCCCCTTGATTTCGCCAGTACCTACAacgctttcctcttccctcttgtTGAGtacatcctccttcccatcttctttggtTCTATCGGCTACTCTATTCCATTCCTTCGTCTTTGGAGGGGATCGATCATCTGGAAGGGGATCGTGTATTCGATATGGATGGTCCTCGGGAAACTCATGTGTGGCTTGTGGTTGTTTTGGCCATCAAAGAGTAAAGGAGGCAAGATTAGCGAGGCACAAGGGCTGCCAGTGaccgagaaggagggtaaGGGTGATTGGACGTGGAAGGATAGGGTACCAGCTGTCCTCTTTTTGGGATTCGCAATGGttgcaagaggagaaatcGGGCTGTTGATCTCTCAAATTGGCCGTCACACCCCAATCCCGTTatttgatgaggatgaattCTTGATAGCTATTTGGGCTATTGTGGTTAACACCATCATTGGTCCAGTGGCTGTATCTTCGATACTCAAGAAATGGAGGGTGGGCGTAGTTAGAGGAGGCTGGGAATAG
- a CDS encoding expressed protein — protein MPKINVTFDDFDPLLVYSDYTQWSTPNPQDNPTWYNASENETGVPWHEATMHYTTTQGASFAFNFTASSAWIYGASGPSSSATNYTMTLDGTSSSHTAENTTSSDNTLGQGRTLLWSVQGLEEGEVHEVELRNEGSGVGVDLVVLEVDVGENTSNSTLDNTSPEISYTGTWDSNNGSFYGGSSSYTQGAGNEFSFNFTGSALYIYGDQVNDHGPYSIFFNASTIPYATYSGRSGCGVGGVEKSCEKLGTLKVFVGGLGEGEHQVRLINEGEGTYFDFDYLEYTTPSTYPSFTLDPTCANGICASSSSGNITTTAASGASGAATSATTSAPSSSESSGANANLYNRERGYAGLGTGLLVGVMGVWGMRKMGWA, from the exons ATGCCAAAAATCAACGTGACATTCGACGATTTTGATCCCCTCCTCGTTTACTCGGATTACACCCAATGGTCCACTCCGAACCCGCAAGACAACCCGACATGGTATAACGCGAGTGAAAACGAAACGGGCGTACCGTGGCATGAGGCTACCATGCACTACACCACCACCCAAGGCGCTTCATTCGCATTCAACTTTACAGCTTCATCAGCTTGGATATATGGTGCTTCCggtccttcctcttccgctaCCAACTATACAATGACGCTCGACGggacctcttcctcccatacAGCTGAAAATACGACCTCCTCCGATAACACGCTTGGTCAAGGGCGGACGTTGTTATGGAGTGTACAGgggctggaagaaggggaggtaCATGAAGTAGAGTTGAGGAATGAGGGGAGCGGGGTGGGAGTGGACCTGGTTGTGCTGGAAGTTGATGTAGGTGAGAATACGAGTAACTCGACGCTGGATAATACTAGCCCTGAGATCAGTTACACTGGGACGTGGGATAGCAATAATGGGAGTTTTTATGGAGGTTCCAGCTCGTACACCCAAGGTGCAGGCAATGAGTTTTCTTTCAATTTCACCG GCTCTGCGCTGTATATCTACGGTGATCAGGTCAACGATCACGGCCCATAttccatctttttcaacGCCTCTACCATCCCTTACGCGACGTATAGTGGCCGGTCAGGATGTGGCGTCGGTGGCGTGGAGAAGAGCTGTGAGAAATTGGGGACTCTGAAGGTATTTGTAGGTGGGCTTGGAGAGGGGGAACACCAAGTCAGGTTGATCAATGAGGGTGAGGGAACTTATTTCG ATTTTGATTACCTCGAATATACCACTCCGTCGACTTATCCCTCTTTCACCCTTGATCCAACCTGCGCCAACGGTATTTGcgcgtcttcctcttccggcAATATCACCACTACCGCAGCATCCGGAGCCTCTGGTGCGGCCACAAGCGCAACTACTTCTGCGCCTTCATCTAGCGAGAGTAGTGGTGCAAATGCCAACTTGTATAATCgtgaaagaggatatgCAGGGTTGGGGACTGGGCTTTTGGTAGGGGTCATGGGCGTTTGGGGTATGAGAAAGATGGGTTGGGCATAA
- a CDS encoding cytoplasm protein, putative — MATESRRIALADPHHLAPPRFLVGGQLAHMLSGDVKLYEWDRDNGKMSMLGLQTEIGQIKALAWSPSPAHRHLVATGLSTGKTLLLNLSPSTLSLPVANPPPSPPVIAALTVKHTRAVSSISFSPHDANYLATGLERHRSDSSLLIWDIHDAVAASRLPPDGDVHYTRPELRLPITTPLAKTSSASEPRPIQAYCPSEQVNSVAFIPTAPYSLLSSAGNKVIRLYDLRAPSNTLKEPNSAGSLAQWSTRTVMSLCPNPSSTLFASYESIQGGNSTVRLWDTRYPGQEIVGWEVRGGVVGMSWVDSMRLGVGSKEGGVGVWDIVRCKPDQSGASEWVTLGGMRQIIKPKPNMHSFAFTPPTPPKHIDVMYVLKDSTISIGPVSTAPVLASNSHGGLSISEPTLYFIDPDIPLRSSSSSTSPTAHGFVQGSGLGLEIGQGDRAAEGEAGAGVEAIYPRNKFQLPPDQVSTILNEHSRLRSSSFGAVSTIHPASSPLHSHTNPHGHGRPHVPPSAPTRHLPSGSGPNVAIHHIPDMLTQSFLSRDRWHEEDPTGVINDRDEITGGYEGWRRVLGGDVGVVMRRRAMEGYGLDNLLLNAAIATKYRGKFKLAGVWEFVEHLTKTMSPSVSSSGGYNLTHQGIYPIWTSLGTLDAASASGGPISAALNADEDGPGGEGGGLVSELEERLRRMNIKGSGGSTGRGSRSASVSRKGSGTHTPRERKISERTSHTHTNTHSHSHAHTSSTYPQGPPSYLPAISHLLSSRLSFPDKAIHPSELRPSISSSSEKVELRRLILTICGESKEGGKGEVEEMLRRGERSKAAFRAFFRGDESGTVGILMSSEDPNDTLLGSTIAGFMSQSASTRGSEYFNAHWPNLIRRVDDPYVRAILSRIAGEDWESVLEEEYIPLLERMVVGVQYLDDWEFSTFLKGRMSRFARSSSLHMLPLTGLSPPALSLLSRYLARTGDLQTVTLLAAFFPPGKLNQAEKMMVERWREGYRDMLDSWGMWGERCEFDVKWGNLQRSLGGEDAGEEGYGKTGTCPVCNNPLPIDTEHRLHQKHAMRGTPSVGWPSERTTVCVYCQAPLPRCVICLLHVDPHRPPVDDGERPGHVTDTIDSAYVFCLTCRHGGHANHILPWFEGGLDGGIAHSVCAVADCDCECANI, encoded by the exons ATGGCCACCGAGTCCCGGCGGATCGCCCTTGCCGACCCGCACCACCTCGCCCCGCCTCGTTTCCTCGTCGGCGGCCAGCTCGCACACATGCTCTCCGGCGATGTCAAGCTCTACGAGTGGGACCGCGAC AACGGGAAAATGTCCATGCTCGGCCTCCAGACAGAGATTGGCCAGATCAAAGCACTCGCCTGGTCGCCGTCTCCGGCCCACAGACATCTGGTCGCAACGGGTCTGTCCACCGGCAAGACactcctcctcaacctctcaCCATCCACCTTGTCCCTCCCCGTCGCCAACCCGCCCCCTTCGCCTCCCGTTATTGCTGCCCTAACAGTCAAGCATACAAGGGCAGTGTCGAGTATATCCTTTTCCCCCCACGACGCCAACTATCTCGCCACAGGTCTTGAACGACATCGATCCGATTCGAGCTTGTTGATCTGGGATATCCACGATGCCGTCGCTGCTTCCCGCTTACCACCAGACGGAGACGTACACTACACCCGGCCCGAACTTCGACTCCCGATAACCACACCGCTTGCCAAGACATCTTCCGCTTCTGAACCGAGGCCAATACAGGCATACTGCCCGTCGGAACAAGTCAACTCTGTCGCCTTTATCCCTACTGCTCCTTACTCCCTGCTGTCTTCTGCGGGCAACAAGGTCATTAGGCTATACGATCTTCGTGCGCCGTCAAATACTTTGAAAGAACCCAATTCTGCAGGTTCCCTCGCGCAATGGTCTACACGTACCGTCATGTCACTCTGTCCCAACCCGTCCTCTACCCTTTTCGCATCGTACGAATCAATCCAAGGAGGCAATAGTACAGTGAGACTGTGGGATACAAGATACCCAGGCCAAGAAATTGTTGGGTGGGAAGTGAGAGGTGGGGTAGTGGGTATGAGCTGGGTGGATAGTATGAGATTAGGTGTAGGCAGTAAAGAGGGCGGTGTGGGCGTTTGGGATATCGTTCGATGTAAACCCGATCAGTCTGGGGCTAGCGAATGGGTTACATTGGGCGGTATGCGTCAGA TTATCAAGCCCAAACCAAACATGCATTCATTCGCATTCACACCGCCAACCCCGCCCAAGCACATCGATGTCATGTACGTCCTCAAAGACAGTACGATATCCATCGGTCCCGTCTCCACCGCCCCTGTGCTGGCTTCCAATTCTCATGGGGgcctttccatctctgaACCTACATTGTACTTTATCGATCCTGATATCCCTCTAAgatcgtcatcgtcatcgacATCTCCCACTGCCCACGGTTTTGTCCAAGGGTCAGGGTTGGGGTTAGAAATCGGCCAAGGAGATCGGGCggcagaaggagaggcagGGGCAGGGGTTGAAGCCATTTACCCTCGAAACAAGTTCCAACTCCCTCCCGACCAAGTGtccaccatcctcaacgaACATTCCCGTCTccgttcctcctcctttggAGCTGTATCCACCATCCACCCTGCCTCCTCGCCTCTTCACTCCCATACCAATCCCCATGGCCATGGCCGTCCCCATGTCCCACCCTCCGCGCCTACAAGACATCTCCCCTCCGGCTCGGGCCCCAACGTAGCTATACACCATATCCCAGATATGTTGACCCAGTCGTTCTTATCCAGAGATAGGTGGCATGAAGAAGATCCAACAGGGGTGATTAACGATCGTGATGAGATTACGGGTGGGTATgaagggtggagaagggtgTTGGGTGGGGATGTGGGGGTGGTGATGCGGAGAAGGGCGATGGAAGGGTACGGTTTGGATAAC TTGTTATTGAACGCGGCGATAGCGACAAAGTATCGTGGAAAATTCAAACTTGCCGGTGTCTGGGAATTCGTCGAAC ACCTAACCAAAACCATGTCCCCCTccgtctcctcttccggtGGGTACAACCTCACTCATCAAGGGATTTACCCCATCTGGACATCCCTCGGTACACTCGACGCTGCATCCGCTTCTGGCGGACCCATTTCTGCCGCTTTGAACGCTGATGAAGACGGACCCGGTGGGGAAGGCGGCGGTTTAGTCAGCgagctggaagagagattgaGACGCATGAATATCAAGGGGAGTGGTGGTAGTacaggaaggggaagcagGTCGGCCTCTGTATCTCGAAAAGGTAGTGGTACCCATACCCCTCGCGAACGCAAGATTTCGGAACGTACATCCCACACCCACACCAACAcccactcccactcccaTGCCCACACATCATCGACCTACCCGCAAGGTCCCCCCTCTTACCTCCCCGCCATCtcccacctcctctcctcccgTCTATCTTTTCCCGATAAAGCCATCCACCCATCGGAACTGAGACCGTCtatttcatcttcctcggaGAAAGTCGagttgaggaggttgatCCTGACGATATGCGGGGAAAGTAAGGAAGGTGGGAAgggggaggtggaggagatgttgaggaggGGGGAGAGGAGTAAAGCAGCATTTAGGGCGTTTTTCAGGGGGGATGAAAGTGGGACAGTGGGAATTTTGATGTCTAGCGAGG ATCCAAATGATACATTACTCGGCTCGACTATCGCCGGGTTCATGTCCCAATCAGCTTCTACCCGAGGATCAGAATATTTCAACGCCCACTGGCCCAACCTTATTCGCCGGGTGGACGACCCGTACGTTCGTGCGATCCTTTCTCGTATTGCGGGTGAAGACTGGGAAAGTgtcttggaagaggagtaTATACCGTtgttggagaggatggtcGTTGGAGTGCAGTATCTCGATGATTGGGAG TTCTCCACATTCTTGAAAGGCCGAATGTCCCGATTCGCCCGTTCATCCTCCCTGCATATGCTCCCTCTCACAGGCCTCTCGCCCCCGGCACTCTCACTCCTCTCCCGCTACCTCGCCCGAACAGGCGATTTACAAACCGTCACCCTTCTCGCTGCCTTTTTCCCGCCAGGGAAACTCAATCAagcggagaagatgatggtggaAAGGTGGAGGGAAGGGTATAGGGATATGCTCGATTCGTGGGGGATGTGGGGGGAGAGATGTGAGTTTGATGTCAAGTGGGGGAATTTGCAGAGGTCGTTGGGTGGGGAAGAtgcaggagaagagggatatGGCAAGACGGGGACATGCCCAGT CTGTAATAACCCCTTGCCAATAGACACTGAGCATAGGCTGCATCAGAAACATGCCATGCGAGGTACACCGAGTGTTGGCTGGCCTTCGGAGCGTACAACAGTTTGCGTCTATTGTCAAGCGCCGTTACCGCGATGTGTGATTTGCTTGCTTCACGTAGACCCACACAGACCGCCAGTAGATGACGGTGAGCGGCCAGGGCATGTGACAG ATACGATTGATTCGGCATATGTTTTCTGCTTGACATGTAGGCATGGCG GTCATGCAAATCACATTTTGCCCTGGTTTGAAGGCGGCCTGGATGGGGGAATCGCACATTCAGTCTGTGCTGTTGCGGATTGTGACTGCGAGTGTGCAAACATATAA
- a CDS encoding cytoplasm protein, putative, whose translation MNTHSPPLLGLQALAVSPPAYPPAYRYNPVFGAPPAASPDWSPANKRSSRGLPNNWYDPHEYRPDVPSPPPTLSPPSSAPNPRQPYPYQPYPDGAFATPMDIVRTPSPPIGYAPIGFAGAYAVSRQHPQASHPADGWRNGYAMPAIPTQDDDVIPTAIVIKNIPFAVTRETLLGVMESLGAPLPYAFNYHHDNGVFRGLAFANFRAPDEAASVVAALNGYDVQGRKLRVEYKKVLQPGEKDKIEREKALKRMRSLQFDRKEMPPPLTLPTRHQQPPTLAGYDQSPPHSASAASTNSNSQADSLPSTLDMNDPMTLDIYSRVLVFKEDRMRDELAFSKNLSPTERRIVHLVAQRLGLTSVTRGEEEQCVVVTREPQRPALLSTTSLTSPTYLLPYGSQQNSASSSGGGGGGSGDPSPNLRYKKSMPDLRGFNGPAVARDPARSLNPQRSSGNIREMGREYASMGAVGGRRLNGHASAATLNVNGQNHPYGNGSGREQGYGAFNGLFGNSVNDIPPVPPLPSGLGMHNKMYSVSSVHNVNGIGHGHTHSHSYSQTHSHAQNGRVSPEDLLSPTSTTSFSGQQQIPSPQPQPSQSQQSQSSQPPSSQTASQSQSQSQPLRNPRGPAGESRGFGGTQSSLNGISGLGGLKSVASRNMLGGGGSGAGSGSAPGPPGSVIGGAPVSSSPASTGSASVGTGGYERDTEETMRTRENLDI comes from the exons ATGAACACGCACTCCCCCCCCCTCCTCGGCCTCCAGGCGCTCGCCGTCTCCCCGCCCGCCTACCCGCCCGCCTACCGCTACAACCCCGTGTTCGGCGCCCCCCCCGCCGCCAGCCCAGACTGGTCCCCCGCGAACAAGCGCAGCTCCCGTGGCCTGCCTAAT AACTGGTACGACCCCCACGAGTACCGCCCCGACGTCCCCTCCCCGCCCCCCACCCTCtcccccccctcctccgcccCCAACCCCCGCCAGCCGTACCCGTACCAGCCCTACCCCGACGGCGCCTTCGCCACGCCCATGGACATCGTCCGCACCCCCTCGCCCCCCATCGGCTACGCGCCCATCGGCTTCGCGGGCGCCTACGCCGTTTCCCGCCAGCACCCGCAGGCGTCCCACCCCGCCGACGGGTGGAGGAACGGCTACGCCATGCCCGCCATCCCCACGCAGGACGACGATGTCATCCCGACCGCCATCGTGATCAAGAACATTCCATTCGCCGTCACCCGCGAGACACTGCTGGGCGTGATGGAGTCCCTTGGCGCGCCGCTCCCCTACGCATTCAACTACCACCACGACAACGGTGTCTTCCGCGGACTGGCGTTTGCAAATTTCCGCGCGCCAGACGAAGCAGCGAGTGTGGTTGCCGCGTTGAACGGGTACGATGTCCAGGGGCGGAAACTGCGGGTCGAATACAAAAAGGTCCTGCAGCCCGGcgaaaaggacaagatTGAGCGGGAAAAGGCGTTGAAGCGGATGAGGAGTTTGCAGTTTGACCGTAAAGAGATGCCTCCTCCGCTCACCCTTCCCACCAGACACCAGCAGCCCCCGACGCTCGCCGGCTACGACCAGTCGCCACCCCATTCCGCATCCGCCGCGTCGACCAACTCCAACTCGCAGGCCGACAGTCTCCCGTCCACGCTCGACATGAACGACCCCATGACGCTTGACATTTACTCCAGGGTCTTGGTCTTCAAAGAAGACCGGATGCGGGACGAGCTCGCGTTCTCAAAGAACCTCTCCCCGACCGAACGTCGTATAGTCCATCTCGTCGCGCAAAGGCTTGGACTCACAAGCGTCACCcgtggcgaggaagaacagTGCGTCGTGGTCACCCGCGAACCGCAACGTCCCGCCCTCCTGTCGACCACCTCTCTCACATCCCCCACCTACCTCCTCCCTTATGGCTCCCAACAAAATTCCGCTTCCTCtagcggcggcggcggcggcggatCGGGCGACCCGTCACCGAATTTGAGGTACAAGAAATCCATGCCCGACTTGCGAGGCTTCAACGGCCCCGCCGTAGCGCGTGATCCTGCGAGGAGCTTGAACCCACAGAGAAGTTCAGGAAACATTCGAGAGATGGGTAGAGAGTATGCGAGCATGGGCGCAGtcggaggaaggaggttgaaCGGACATGCTTCCGCAGCGACGCTGAATGTCAACGGCCAGAATCATCCCTATGGAAACGGGAGCGGACGAGAACAAGGGTATGGAGCGTTCAACGGCCTGTTTGGAAACTCGGTCAATGATATCCCGCCCGTCCCGCCTCTTCCCAGTGGATTGGGGATGCATAACAAAATGTACTCCGTCAGCAGCGTCCATAATGTGAACGGGATCGGCCATGGCCATACCCACTCCCATTCATATTCCCAAACCCATTCGCATGCGCAGAATGGACGAGTTTCGCCCGAGGACTTGCTCTCCCCAACTTCTACCACCAGTTTCTCGGGACAGCAGCAAATACCCTCTCCCCAACCTCAGCCTTCTCAATCCCAGCAGTCGCAGTCCTCCCaacctccatcatctcagACCGCTTCTCAGTCCCAGTCCCAGTCCCAACCACTTCGCAACCCGCGTGGACCAGCCGGCGAATCCCGCGGATTCGGCGGTACCCAGTCATCTCTCAACGGTATCAGTGGCCTCGGCGGTCTGAAATCTGTGGCGAGTAGGAACATGttgggcggcggcggcagcggcgCCGGTTCGGGCTCCGCCCCCGGTCCTCCCGGTTCAGTTATCGGTGGAGCGCCCGTCTCGTCTTCGCCCGCTTCGACAGGTAGTGCGAGCGTTGGAACCGGAGGGTACGAGAGGGATACAGAGGAaacgatgaggacgagggaGAATTTGGATATTTAA
- a CDS encoding autophagy-related protein, putative, whose amino-acid sequence MNNPLLAIQSQYWAVRDYLSPVLRESKFKEHGRITPEEFVAAGDFLTFKFPVWQWEKGESSRARDFLPPDKQYLVTRNVPCLRRATAVDYTNADEDAEKLLSFLDDAEEAPGPDDDWVATHINRSPPHRPTDMDEIPDIPDSPTTAPTREMAGLNVSSGGKLEEDEIPDIDDIPDMDEEGLEDLEDDAAVRIVHPSEAEVNSTAGKNLLQVRTYDCIISYDKHYQTPRFWLFGYDEHKNPLTPAQVFQDVPADHAFKTMTMESFPHSGAQLASVHPCKHASVMKKFIDRMEAAQGPAPTAEPETISSTSGTSGSAGGKEEKEKKKKWGLGSMVRKVTGGSVPKVEKDKDEVVTGVPVDFYLVIFLKFIASIVPTIEVDSTTSTAL is encoded by the exons ATGAACAACCCACTTTTAGCTATCCAA AGTCAGTACTGGGCTGTAAGAGACTACCTCTCTCCG GTCCTTAGAGAGAGTAAATTCAAGGAGCACGGTAGGATCACTCCAG AGGAATTTGTTGCTGCCGGTGACTTCTTGACTTTCAAGTTTCCGGTTTGGCAGTG ggagaagggagaatCATCCAGGGCAAGAGACTTTTTGCCCCCCGATAAGCAATACTTGGTCACCCGTAACG TCCCCTGTCTGCGACGAGCAACGGCTGTAGACTATACAAATGCCGACGAGGATGCTGAGAAGCTACTTAGCTTCCTGGACGAT GCGGAGGAAGCTCCAGGTCCTGATGATGACTGGGTAGCAACCCATATCAACCGTTCCCCACCCCATCGCCCTACAGATATGGACGAAATTCCTGATATTCCCGACTCTCCCACTACCGCACCCACTCGCGAGATGGCCGGGCTTAATGTTTCTTCTGGTGGcaagttggaggaggacgagattCCTGATATCGATGATATCCCCGacatggatgaagaagggttggaggatttggaagatgatgcagCAGTCAGGATTGTGCATCCCAGCGAGGCTGAGGTCAATTCGACGGCGGGGAAGAACCTCCTTCAAGTGAGGACATATGACTGTATTATCAGCTATGATAAGCATTATCAAACTCCGCGATTCTGGTTGTTTGGTTATGACGAG CACAAAAACCCTCTCACCCCTGCTCAAGTATTCCAGGACGTTCCAGCCGACCATGCATTTAAGACGATGACAATGGAATCCTTCCCCCATTCTGGTGCACAGCTTGCGAGCGTACACCCTTGCAAACACGCATCCGTCATGAAAAAGTTTATCGACCGTATGGAAGCTGCCCAGGGTCCAGCGCCTACTGCTGAACCCGAAACGATTTCGTCCACGTCTGGCACTAGTGGAAGCGCAggtgggaaggaagagaaggagaaaaagaagaagtggggTTTGGGCAGCATGGTGAGAAAGGTGACTGGTGGAAGCGTGCCCAAGGTGGAAAAGGATAAGGATGAGGTCGTCACCGGTGTGCCCGTGGATTTCTATCTCGTCATT TTCCTCAAGTTCATCGCGAGTATCGTGCCTACTATTGAGGTAGACAGTACTACTTCCACTGCTCTCTAG